In the Telopea speciosissima isolate NSW1024214 ecotype Mountain lineage chromosome 2, Tspe_v1, whole genome shotgun sequence genome, one interval contains:
- the LOC122652237 gene encoding uncharacterized protein LOC122652237 isoform X2 gives MSGGEVRRVSRQDIQVVQDLIERCLQLYMNREEVVETLLDQAKIEPDFTELVWQKLEEENKEFFKAYHVRLMVKQQIDVFNKLLEKQVELMHKICPAGVAPMPNSNGSHTTPLQQTPACYVSEHTIPSSRMENMHHPIGPNISNTIINDGRSVHHIMHIADDVSAHTHRADVSPSMLSTQNSLMGITQGMNGVVIKQEAGYSNNSAFTVGSGSNVLDMRPTMADVSVASFRSVGSNFQPLNDPLLDADNSAFGFLGRIPRNFSLSDLTADFNHSSDILDSYSRSPFLTTNAEDFLESPVRGECQGENKRLDTISEGLSYEEFASD, from the exons ATGTCTGGTGGAGAGGTCAGAAGGGTTTCACGCCAAGATATACAAGTG GTGCAAGATCTTATTGAACGATGTCTTCAGTTGTACATGAACCGGGAAGAGGTTGTGGAAACTCTTCTAGATCAGGCAAAAATAGAACCTGATTTTACTGAACTGG TTTGGCAAAAActtgaagaagagaacaagGAATTTTTCAAAGCCTACCATGTTAGGTTGATGGTGAAGCAGCAGATAGATGTTTTCAACAAGTTGCTTGAGAAACAGGTTGAGCTCATGCATAAGATATGTCCAGCTGGAGTTGCTCCCATGCCTAATTCTAATGGATCTCATACCACACCGT TACAGCAGACTCCAGCGTGTTATGTATCAGAGCATACAATACCATCTTCAAGGATGGAGAACATGCACCACCCAATTGGTCCTAACATATCTAATACAATCATAAATGATGGGCGTTCGGTGCACCACATCATGCACATTGCTGATGATGTCTCTGCTCATACACACAGGGCAGATGTCTCCCCTAGTATGCTGTCAACTCAGAATTCACTCATGGGAATAACACAAGGAATGAATGGGGTGGTGATCAAACAAGAAGCTGGCTACTCAAACAACTCTGCTTTTACAGTTGGTTCTGGTAGCAATGTCTTGGATATGCGTCCAACAATGGCTGATGTGTCTGTTGCATCATTCAGGAGTGTAGGGTCAAACTTTCAACCGCTGAATGATCCACTTCTGGATGCTGACAACTCTGCATTTGGATTTTTAGGGCGGATCCCTCGAAACTTCAGTCTTTCAGATTTGACAGCTGACTTTAATCACAGTTCTG ATATATTGGATAGTTACTCCAGGTCACCATTCCTCACAACAAATGCAGAAGATTTCCTGGAATCCCCTGTAAGGGGTGAATGTCAAG GAGAGAATAAGAGACTGGATACCATATCAGAAGGTTTAAGTTATGAAGAATTTGCCAGTGATTGA
- the LOC122652237 gene encoding uncharacterized protein LOC122652237 isoform X1, with amino-acid sequence MSGGEVRRVSRQDIQVVQDLIERCLQLYMNREEVVETLLDQAKIEPDFTELVWQKLEEENKEFFKAYHVRLMVKQQIDVFNKLLEKQVELMHKICPAGVAPMPNSNGSHTTPSVQQTPACYVSEHTIPSSRMENMHHPIGPNISNTIINDGRSVHHIMHIADDVSAHTHRADVSPSMLSTQNSLMGITQGMNGVVIKQEAGYSNNSAFTVGSGSNVLDMRPTMADVSVASFRSVGSNFQPLNDPLLDADNSAFGFLGRIPRNFSLSDLTADFNHSSDILDSYSRSPFLTTNAEDFLESPVRGECQGENKRLDTISEGLSYEEFASD; translated from the exons ATGTCTGGTGGAGAGGTCAGAAGGGTTTCACGCCAAGATATACAAGTG GTGCAAGATCTTATTGAACGATGTCTTCAGTTGTACATGAACCGGGAAGAGGTTGTGGAAACTCTTCTAGATCAGGCAAAAATAGAACCTGATTTTACTGAACTGG TTTGGCAAAAActtgaagaagagaacaagGAATTTTTCAAAGCCTACCATGTTAGGTTGATGGTGAAGCAGCAGATAGATGTTTTCAACAAGTTGCTTGAGAAACAGGTTGAGCTCATGCATAAGATATGTCCAGCTGGAGTTGCTCCCATGCCTAATTCTAATGGATCTCATACCACACCGT CAGTACAGCAGACTCCAGCGTGTTATGTATCAGAGCATACAATACCATCTTCAAGGATGGAGAACATGCACCACCCAATTGGTCCTAACATATCTAATACAATCATAAATGATGGGCGTTCGGTGCACCACATCATGCACATTGCTGATGATGTCTCTGCTCATACACACAGGGCAGATGTCTCCCCTAGTATGCTGTCAACTCAGAATTCACTCATGGGAATAACACAAGGAATGAATGGGGTGGTGATCAAACAAGAAGCTGGCTACTCAAACAACTCTGCTTTTACAGTTGGTTCTGGTAGCAATGTCTTGGATATGCGTCCAACAATGGCTGATGTGTCTGTTGCATCATTCAGGAGTGTAGGGTCAAACTTTCAACCGCTGAATGATCCACTTCTGGATGCTGACAACTCTGCATTTGGATTTTTAGGGCGGATCCCTCGAAACTTCAGTCTTTCAGATTTGACAGCTGACTTTAATCACAGTTCTG ATATATTGGATAGTTACTCCAGGTCACCATTCCTCACAACAAATGCAGAAGATTTCCTGGAATCCCCTGTAAGGGGTGAATGTCAAG GAGAGAATAAGAGACTGGATACCATATCAGAAGGTTTAAGTTATGAAGAATTTGCCAGTGATTGA